A genomic segment from Nicotiana sylvestris chromosome 1, ASM39365v2, whole genome shotgun sequence encodes:
- the LOC138872048 gene encoding uncharacterized protein, with protein sequence MCYVVFSRGVLSFSYTNSFVEGINEFFKVRPSPFEEEEGPSISETLKDNKKEKVSKDEDCHSKSGSARGREEDIVADEDLIFISCSVEINVPGEDNSTLMARTRRPPETIEPDGLKSHSLEGENPQKRRGEGPLLPDLAIDSQTSGTTLREMGFDVSPPNQSTSGCSIGADETEPVDAKSNFDEAQRLCSMVFDKLKFELLCCEAKLRKALNGEKSLRFLCDKKTRELIHLRSELDRSHDYEGNLEKQRKTETLERLRGEANQVNSECNSLKAQIDSHVVAIRNALSKASALEIQLCNAREGNLVQTSRISKLETDLLKMKAEVMDDRAEVEEVQIKADKKVASYVKDVGKARTKLRAASDRERRSNEYARCKSRREILKEIHGKVFDLLEEIEQAKADEFNAKFLVSNVEDNEEEASEGADLEGGKAKFPRVD encoded by the exons ATGTGCTATGTAGTCTTCTCTCGAGGAGTGCTTTCTTTTTCGTACACTAATTCCTTTGTTGAGGGCATCAATGAGTTTTTTAAGGTGAGACCATCCCCTTTCGAGGAAGAGGAAGGACCTTCGATTTCTGAGACACTAAaggataataaaaaggaaaaggtCTCGAAGGATGAGGATTGCCATAGCAAATCAGGATCCGCCCGGGGGCGCGAGGAGGACATTGTCGCTGACGAAGATCTCATATTTATCAGTTGCTCTGTGGAAATCAATGTACCCGGAGAGGATAATTCTACATTGATGGCTCGAACCAGGAGGCCTCCCGAGACTATTGAGCCTGATGGGCTCAAGTCCCATAGTCTTGAGGGAGAGAATCCACAAAAGAGGAGGGGCGAAGGTCCTTTATTACCTGATTTGGCGATTGATTCTCAGACGTCGGGAACTACTCTGAGGGAAATGGGCTTCGACGTATCTCCGCCCAATCAGAGCACCTCGGGTTGCTCTATCGGGGCTGATGAGACCGAACCGGTAGATGCGAAATCGAACTTCGATGAAGCTCAGCGACTCTGCTCTATG GTCTTCGATAAGCTCAAGTTTGAGCTGCTTTGCTGTGAGGCTAAGTTGCGTAAAGCCTTGAATGGGGAGAAATCTCTCAGGTTTCTTTGTGATAAGAAGACAAGAGAGCTGATACATCTTCGATCGGAGTTGGACCGAAGTCATGATTATGAAGGCAACCTCGAGAAACAG AGAAAGACAGAGACACTGGAGCGCCTTCGGGGCGAAGCCAACCAGGTTAATTCTGAATGCAACTCCTTGAAGGCACAGATAGATTCTCATGTTGTAGCCATAAGAAATGCTTTGTCTAAGGCCTCCGCCCTCGAGATACAGCTTTGTAATGCTCGAGAAGGCAACTTGGTCCAAACGAGCAGGATTTCTAAGCTTGAAACAgatcttttgaagatgaaggccgaAGTCATGGACGATCGAGCCGAAGTTGAAGAGGTCCAAATAAAGGCCGATAAGAAGGTGGCCAGCTATGTGAAAGATGTTGGTAAAGCTCGTACGAAGTTGAGGGCGGCTTCCGATCGAGAGAGGAGAAGCAATGAATATGCCCGATGCAAATCCCGGAGAGAAATTCTCAAGGAGATTCATGGTAAGGTCTTCGATCTCTTAGAGGAGATAGAGCAGGCCAAGGCGGATGAATTCAATGCCAAGTTCCTTGTTTCCAATGTTGAAGACAACGAGGAGGAGGCCAGTGAGGGAGCTGATCTCGAGGGGGGAAAGGCTAAGTTCCCGAGGG